One Ictalurus furcatus strain D&B chromosome 21, Billie_1.0, whole genome shotgun sequence genomic region harbors:
- the LOC128624795 gene encoding tubulin alpha-1A chain-like: MPSDKTIGGGDDSFNTFFSETGAGKHVPRAVFVDLEPTVIDEVRTGTYRQLFHPEQLITGKEDAANNYARGHYTIGKEIIDLVLDRIRKLADQCTGLQGFLVFHSFGGGTGSGFTSLLMERLSVDYGKKSKLEFSIYPAPQVSTAVVEPYNSILTTHTTLEHSDCAFMVDNEAIYDICRRNLDIERPTYTNLNRLIGQIVSSITASLRFDGALNVDLTEFQTNLVPYPRIHFPLATYAPVISAEKAYHEQLSVAEITNACFEPANQMVKCDPRHGKYMACCLLYRGDVVPKDVNAAIATIKTKRTIQFVDWCPTGFKVGINYQPPTVVPGGDLAKVQRAVCMLSNTTAIAEAWARLDHKFDLMYAKRAFVHWYVGEGMEEGEFSEAREDMAALEKDYEEVGVDSIEGEGEEEGEEY, from the exons ATGCCTAGTGACAAGACCATCGGTGGAGGTGATGATTCCTTCAACACCTTCTTCAGTGAGACTGGAGCTGGCAAGCACGTCCCCAGGGCAGTGtttgtggatctggagcccACTGTGATCG ATGAGGTTCGCACAGGCACTTACCGCCAGCTCTTCCACCCTGAGCAGCTGATCACTGGAAAGGAGGATGCAGCCAACAACTACGCTCGTGGACATTACACCATCGGCAAAGAGATCATCGACCTGGTGCTTGACAGAATCCGCAAACTG GCTGACCAGTGCACTGGTCTCCAGGGCTTCCTGGTCTTCCACAGCTTTGGGGGTGGAACTGGATCTGGTTTCACCTCCTTGCTGATGGAGCGTCTCTCTGTTGACTATGGCAAGAAGTCTAAGCTGGAGTTCTCCATCTACCCAGCTCCACAGGTCTCCACCGCTGTGGTAGAGCCCTACAACTCCATCCTGACCACTCACACCACTCTCGAGCACTCCGACTGTGCTTTCATGGTCGATAACGAGGCCATCTATGACATCTGCCGTAGAAACCTAGACATTGAGCGTCCTACCTACACCAACCTTAACAGGTTAATCGGGCAGATTGTGTCTTCCATCACAGCCTCCCTCCGATTTGATGGTGCCCTGAATGTTGATCTGACCGAGTTCCAGACCAACTTGGTGCCCTACCCTCGCATCCACTTCCCTCTGGCCACATACGCTCCAGTTATCTCAGCTGAGAAAGCTTACCACGAGCAGCTTTCAGTGGCTGAGATCACTAATGCTTGCTTTGAGCCAGCCAATCAGATGGTCAAATGTGACCCACGTCATGGCAAGTACATGGCCTGCTGCTTGCTGTACCGTGGTGACGTTGTACCTAAAGATGTCAACGCTGCCATTGCCACCATTAAGACCAAGCGTACCATCCAGTTTGTGGACTGGTGCCCAACTGGCTTCAAAGTTGGTATCAATTACCAGCCACCCACTGTGGTGCCCGGTGGAGACCTTGCCAAGGTCCAGAGAGCTGTGTGCATGCTTAGCAACACCACAGCTATTGCAGAGGCTTGGGCCAGGCTCGACCACAAGTTCGACCTGATGTATGCCAAGCGTGCATTTGTGCACTGGTATGTAGGAGAGGGTATGGAGGAGGGAGAGTTCTCTGAGGCCAGAGAGGACATGGCTGCCCTGGAGAAGGATTACGAGGAAGTTGGTGTTGATTCCAttgagggagaaggagaggaggagggagaagagTATTAG